The sequence ttttattatgcatgattgcatGTTGTGGTGAACCTTTCTCCATGCATATTGAATGATGAGGGGCatacttgcatgttgagagaaataggctAGTGGGGgatagctatttagatatagaagattcgATATACTATCTTTGTTTATTGTATCATCATATATTGCCAAAATACATCTATATTTTAAAATTCCTTCATACCTAACTATTAAACCAATCATTCAATATGTTGTAACCTGGATATATGATTTATATAGAGAAAGTTGGAATTCACAAATGTTGAGTTAAATGCAAGTCTAGTAGCCCAGCTAAAATAAAATGGATCTATCAAGATGTAGCATGAAGAAGCTGAAGCAGTCAAGAATGACCTGCCAGGGGTAGATCCAGGATTTAGACATGAGGGGGCGAGAAAGATAATAATCGTTCAAGAGACACAACATAAGATTGTAGTCTCAAAGTAGAATTGATATGAATTTATGGCAACATATATCTGGTAATATGTAAAATACTTACATTTTTCAGTAGCATATCGACTGGATTGTGGTTGGAATTATTATCTACAACGGGTTGCTGGATTTGCATTTTCTGTAATATTTGAGGTAGAAGAATTGTGTTTGAAAAACGAAATTGTTTTTCTTGTATTCTTTCTCTTTATCCTTCATTTGTTGAAACATTAAACAATGAGTAAAATTAGATTCCTAAACTATAATCCTACCTTATCTGAGCGATTAAAATTAAATCATTATCTTCAAAGAAATTGTACTAATTCAAAAATATTATAACTTACCGATGACGTTCCTTGGTTCCTTGAAGTTGATTTTGGGATGCATGATGATGACAAAGTAAACAAACTATAATGAACACTATCCTGGATTCAATCACCGCTGAAGTAGAGGGCCATCAGCCCTGCCCACAGCGGCGGAAATAGTGAGAGCTGAGAGGCGACGGGCGATGACGTACGGAGCCATCTGACCTAGAAATCACGATGCCCACGAACAAAATTGCGTGAAGGATAGGGAACTGACTAGCCGATCTCACGTCTTCACCTAATCCCTTTTTCTGATGCGTACAACTAGCGATAAGGCTTCAAATATGATTTCTTGCGTTGGGCATGGGTAAAACATTATTATGTTAGCCCATTAGCGTCAGATGTATACGTACAGACTACTGAAACTAGTATACCTAGACGAAAAATCATAGGGGGGACGAGGCGATGGGGGGTGTCTGACCCCTGCTCGCACCCCTGCCTCCGCCCCTGGCCCTGGCAGAGCAGCAACAAGAACATGAAGTTGTCAAGGAGGCCCTAGCAGAGCAGCATGAAGAGCCTAAAGTAGTCAAGAAGGCCCTTTCAGAGCAGCAACAAGAAACTGAAGCTGGCAAGGAGGCTCTGATAGGGCAACATGAAAAACTTGAAGCTATCAGGACAACCCTAGAAGAGCACCAACAAGAACTTGAAGCTGTCAAGAAGGCTCTGTGAGAGCGGAAAGATGAACTTAAAGGTTTCAAAATCACCCTGGAGAGCACCATGAAGAAATTTAAAAGCCCTTCTAGATCAGTATGAAGAACTTCAAGCTGTCAACAAGGCCCTTCCAGAGCAGCATAATGAAATTAAAGCTTAATTTCATGTGCGCTACTCTGTCCCATGGTTTATTATTGTAATGTCTCATATGGTCCGTGTGGAATTTTATAGTTTGTATTCAAATTTAATTGTTTCACAAATTCATATTTAATTTTCGAAAGTTgtgagttttattcaaatttgtcaacaaaatGCAATATAAACCAAATTATAGGCGTATGCAAACTGTGACGATAATGCATGTCGTTACCAGCATATGGACCCACATGTAAGCAGCCAGGGCGCCACGTCTGGGCCCACTTGCAAATGCAAGCAACCAGATCACCCATGTATGGGCCCACCTGTAATTAGCAACATCATCATATTCTTGGCCCATGTGTTAGGATCTTTGATTGGTCAAATCTGACGAAACTTGTTGTTAGTGACGGCCACCGTCACGCGAAAAAAACCCACAAGACCCACATATAAGCAGCCACATCGTACTCAACCCATATGTCTGAATCGATGACTGGTCAAACATGACGCATTAGTTGTTAGTGACGGATTATCATCACCGAAAACGGTATTAGCTGACAAGTCGGTCGATCAAAGATGATAGTCTTGGTTGTCACCGAAAATGAACTTCCGTGACAAAACTCGAACCATCACCTATGATCTTAGGTGACAGAAAAAGTGGAACCAtcaaaattttatttttgctcttCAGTGGTGGTGGGGTGACGTCCGAAAACCACCATCAACACATTTTCAGTGACAAAATTCAGTTTTGCCTGACACAAGTGAACCGCCCTAAAAGTCCTTCATTTTGCAGTCTCCTCCAGGACCACCTTTGCATCCTTGAAGAAATCCCTTGAGGCGGTCGTCGATGGTGTCGCCGGCACATCCTGCCTCGGTGAGCTCGGTCTCGTCACCGCTACCGCCCACCTCGAAATTGTGTAAATGTGGAATGGGGTTAGGACTAAGAGAGAAGTAGAGAGGGGGATGAATGCAGCTGAATAGGAATAGAGGCGAGAACGACGAGGAGTAATTGGGATTGTGTTCGCTCAGCCCAGTTTCAGCGAACGGTCTTCGGAGCTGATGTGGCGACGGGCCTGTTTCAAGATTCGTGCTCCTCATCCAACAACAACCAAAGCGTTCGCGTGAATTTGCTTGTTATCTGACGTCAGTTCACTAGCTTTTTATAtaggtagaagaagaagaaagatctATCCGGCATCTTTCCATATATTTACAGGTGAAGGTTTGACGCCTCCAATAAATTTCTGAATATTCGGCAAATTAAGGAGAGCCAACCAACATGTAGGCGTCGATCGACCATGGAAGGAGGAACGTTCATGGTCTCTCCACCGAGCCGGCCTAGAAAGTCGGCACAACGCCGCAGCTGGAGTCGGACAGCACGGCTGCGGAGAAGTACTGGTCCACCTCGAGGTCGGCGTCGGCGCGCTTGGCGAACCGCCCCTTGATCCGTGGCCTGGTCTCGGCGTAGGCCTTCCGCGACGCGTACCTGATGGTCTTCTCGAACcgcctcatcttcctcttctcccTGTACCGGTGCACCCTGGCCTCCCTGTCCATGGCCATGCCCATGAACTGCGGCGACATGTGCGCCGCCGCTGAGAAGAGGTCGACGCTGCTCTCGCTGCGCCTCATGTACGAGCTGGTCACATCCTGGACGGTGCTACTGTTGTCCGGTGATGATGACATTGAAAGCTGGAAATAATAAGATGAGACAAGTACGAGAAGATGGGCATGCATGGAGATCAAGCACTCTTGGTCGATCTCAAGATTTCCATGGTTACCTACTGTGACATTAGAAGGGAGTTGAGATCAAGGTTTTGCATATCTAGAAATTGTTAACAGCTATGTGGAGATCTTATAGGCTTGTAGCTAGGAGCCGGGAACCAACAGTTGCTAGATAGAGATCAAGTCCATAGAATTCATGCAAGTAACTCACGCTGCGTTGGAATGTTGCGCCAAATCCGTACCCATGGTTAGAATTTTGTGCATCATACGACATCTCCGCCGTGAAGTCCTGCCGCTCATGCAGCTGCGCCACCGGCTCGCCGGGCACGACGAGCTCGTGGCTGCCCTCGTTGCTCTCCACACCGTGGCCGCGGTACTCCTTGCCCGACGCGTCCTTCTCGCCTGCTCGCCCGAGGTCAAGGAAGTCAGCGACGAGCGCGTCGCCGAACGCCGGCGCATCCCCCTCCGGGCCCCGGAGCGGGTCGAGCAGCAACCACGACGTCGCTTCCtcctcatctccctctccctcgccgtcgTCGTAGTAGGACCTCCGGCCCTCGCGGATGGGCCAGGAGGAGTTGACGCCGCCGGGGCGGACGACGAAGGCGCCTCCGGCAGGGGAGGCCGGGGCCACCGCGCCCATCGGGACGCGGCGGTGGCGGCTGGCCAGCGTGTTGGCCGAGTGCACGTCCGCGTCGCACGCGGCGCAGAGCGCTGCCGAGTCGGCGCGGCAGTAGAACGCGCACGGCGCCGACCGGCACGAGTCGCAGCGCTGCTGCAGCAtgctgccgccgccgcgcagctggccacGAAGCTCCGGCTCGGCCTTGATCATCGCCGCGCGCGAGGTCGATTGGTCCAGTTCACCCACCGCTCAGGCGGGCTATATATACGCTTATCCTGTATCTCACTCACCTCCGTCTGACTCTATCACGCGCAGTGAACAAGCTGGAGCGCAGGGTGCAGCGTGCGGCCTTGTGTTTTGATCTGGTTGGGTTTTCGTCTTGTGGACGAGAGTTAGACAAGTCTGCATGGCGGGACGTCGGCGGGAGATTTCCGGCGGCGACACGTTCGCGGGGTTCGAACGGCTGAGAGAGCCTGGTCCCTTATCTTGTGGCCTGGCGCGCTCACGGTGGGACCGGCTAAGAGGGCTTGGTGGGCCCCACAGGATAACGGGTTGCTGCTCCTGGCCAATGCTGCCTTGCACTTTCGACACGTCTCTATGCCGGTCTCCCATGGCAGACTAGTCAAATCTTATCTGCAAGTTCCCATTGTCAAGGCTGTTGTGCCATGTCAGTCTTTGTAAGCTGCGTTCTAGAAAAAAAGTCTTTATAAATTACCAAAGGGATATGCAATGCAATTATAGATCAAATGTCAGGATTTTGGTTGGGTGATGATGGAGAGAGGAAGAAAATGGTTTGTGTGTTTGAAGATGAGCATTCCAAATAAGGAAGGGGGCACCGATTTAGGGATGTTCATAGTTTTTTCGAAAAAGGTTTCTGCTCCGTTTTATAGATAAAGCAACGATCAACTTACAACTCGACACAACCAATCACACAACACAACTCCCCACACA comes from Triticum aestivum cultivar Chinese Spring chromosome 5B, IWGSC CS RefSeq v2.1, whole genome shotgun sequence and encodes:
- the LOC123111537 gene encoding zinc finger protein CO3, whose product is MIKAEPELRGQLRGGGSMLQQRCDSCRSAPCAFYCRADSAALCAACDADVHSANTLASRHRRVPMGAVAPASPAGGAFVVRPGGVNSSWPIREGRRSYYDDGEGEGDEEEATSWLLLDPLRGPEGDAPAFGDALVADFLDLGRAGEKDASGKEYRGHGVESNEGSHELVVPGEPVAQLHERQDFTAEMSYDAQNSNHGYGFGATFQRSLSMSSSPDNSSTVQDVTSSYMRRSESSVDLFSAAAHMSPQFMGMAMDREARVHRYREKRKMRRFEKTIRYASRKAYAETRPRIKGRFAKRADADLEVDQYFSAAVLSDSSCGVVPTF